One genomic region from bacterium encodes:
- a CDS encoding glycosyltransferase family 4 protein: MNILYITQYFPPEVGATQNRAFEMATNLVRLGHQVTILTEFPNHPRGIIPPEYHRRWYVKDELEGIRVIRVWVFARPVKTFFTRMAFYLTFMMNAALVGTLVRGPYDLVYATSPPYFVGVTGLWLSLVKRARFVFEVRDLWVKSAAELGEVSNPRVLKMAGWLDQLYYRKARRIIAVTRGIYDDLAARGLAAKLHLIYNGTNCEQLYDCGDGKRRERGWEDKFVVMYAGVLGIAQGLEEICRVIEDFKGDPGLLFVFVGEGPLKHRLHNLQERRGLTNLILLGEVPREEIAAWLSAADCCLVPLKKRETFLGALPSKMFDIMACSRPLLLSVDGEARALVEKIGAGLYVEPENDAALRQAILTLKADPALGRRMGAAGRSFVEHNFSRRQAALELEKVLQAVMNESRRSA, translated from the coding sequence ATGAATATTCTCTATATCACCCAGTATTTTCCGCCCGAGGTCGGCGCCACCCAGAACCGCGCCTTTGAAATGGCCACCAACCTGGTCCGCCTCGGCCACCAGGTCACTATCCTGACCGAATTCCCCAACCACCCTCGCGGCATCATTCCGCCCGAGTACCATCGCCGCTGGTATGTCAAGGACGAGCTCGAGGGCATCCGGGTGATCCGCGTCTGGGTCTTTGCCCGGCCGGTCAAGACCTTCTTCACCCGCATGGCTTTTTATCTGACTTTCATGATGAATGCTGCTCTGGTCGGCACCCTGGTGCGCGGACCCTATGATCTGGTCTATGCCACCTCACCCCCCTATTTCGTAGGCGTCACTGGACTGTGGCTCAGCCTGGTGAAGCGGGCACGCTTCGTCTTCGAGGTGCGCGATCTCTGGGTCAAGTCCGCTGCCGAACTCGGCGAGGTCAGCAACCCACGCGTGCTGAAAATGGCAGGTTGGCTCGACCAGCTCTACTACCGCAAAGCGCGGCGCATCATCGCCGTCACCCGCGGTATCTATGACGACCTGGCCGCCCGGGGCCTTGCCGCCAAACTGCACCTGATCTATAACGGCACCAATTGCGAACAGCTCTACGACTGCGGCGACGGTAAACGCCGGGAACGGGGATGGGAGGACAAGTTCGTGGTGATGTATGCCGGGGTTCTCGGCATCGCGCAGGGACTGGAGGAGATCTGCCGGGTGATCGAGGATTTCAAGGGGGATCCCGGGCTTCTCTTTGTCTTTGTCGGCGAAGGCCCTCTGAAGCACCGGCTCCACAACCTGCAGGAGCGCCGCGGCTTGACCAACCTGATCTTGCTGGGCGAGGTGCCGCGCGAGGAGATCGCCGCCTGGCTTTCGGCCGCCGATTGCTGTCTGGTGCCTCTCAAGAAGCGCGAGACCTTTCTCGGAGCGCTCCCTTCCAAAATGTTCGACATCATGGCCTGCAGCCGTCCTCTCCTCCTCAGCGTCGACGGCGAGGCGCGCGCGCTGGTGGAGAAGATCGGCGCCGGCTTGTATGTCGAGCCGGAAAATGACGCCGCATTGCGCCAGGCCATCCTGACCCTCAAGGCCGATCCCGCCCTGGGCAGGAGGATGGGGGCAGCCGGCCGGAGTTTCGTCGAACATAACTTCTCCCGCCGCCAGGCGGCCCTGGAGCTGGAAAAGGTGCTCCAGGCGGTGATGAACGAATCAAGGAGATCCGCATGA